In a genomic window of Cydia fagiglandana chromosome 8, ilCydFagi1.1, whole genome shotgun sequence:
- the LOC134666695 gene encoding melanization protease 1-like → MALKIICFVSMLVCVQSSVVNLERRHIAPNQNGTNIHPPSNQQDDASIAPDKYIAGGHPAAIGQFPSIARLSIKTTTDTLLCAGSLIGERHVLTAAHCLDHDIKYYQDISIYLGEYDRKSYPVDCVKNKCIKNKLVYPDKILKHPEYNSVTVENDIALMRLQKRAPLSAYVKPIPLPPFDVDHPINKGASLAVVGWGETESAYSSNILLATELSLIPKAECLRQESDVPVKHMCAGDAKGKDTCPGDSGGPLLMYYQENYYLSGIVSYGPSMKCGTSKIGYYTNVYKYMKWIKENMK, encoded by the exons ATGGCTTTGaaaatcatttgttttgtttcgatgTTAGTGTGCGTCCAAAGCTCTGTTGTCAACCTTGAGAGACGACATATTG CGCCCAATCAAAATGGAACCAATATCCATCCACCATCCAACCAGCAGGACGACGCCTCGATTGCCCCAGATAAATATATAGCAG GTGGTCACCCAGCGGCGATAGGCCAGTTCCCGAGTATAGCTCGGTTGTCCATCAAGACCACCACTGACACCCTCCTATGCGCTGGTTCTCTCATTGGCGAGCGTCACGTTCTGACCGCCGCGCACTGTCTGGACCACGACATCAAGTACTATCAGGA TATCTCCATCTATCTAGGCGAGTACGACCGCAAGAGCTACCCAGTGGACTGTGTAAAAAACAAATGCATTAAAAACAAACTGGTCTATCCGGACAAGATTTTGAAGCATCCGGAATATAACAGCGTTACAGTAGAAAACGATATTGCACTGATGAGACTGCAGAAACGGGCACCGCTCTCGG cctACGTCAAGCCTATACCTCTGCCACCATTTGACGTCGACCATCCCATAAATAAAGGCGCCTCACTCGCCGTTGTCGGTTGGGGTGAAACGGAGTCTGCCTACTCGTCTAACATCCTTCTTGCCACCGAACTCTCCCTCATACCTAAGGCAGAATGCTTGAGGCAAGAATCTGATGTTCCCGTTAAGCATATGTGCGCGGGCGACGCCAAAGGCAAAGATACATGTCCTGGGGACTCTGGCGGCCCGCTGCTCATGTATTACCAAGAAAACTATTACCTATCTGGCATTGTCAGCTATGGACCATCTATGAAGTGCGGGACTTCTAAAATAGGATACTATACAAATGTTTATAAGTATATGAAGTGGATTAAAGAGAATATGAAGTAA